One stretch of Weissella koreensis KACC 15510 DNA includes these proteins:
- a CDS encoding M13-type metalloendopeptidase, with product MRKQDDFYAAINGTWEEQAEIPADKPRTGGFNDLSDAIEELMLATSDQWQAGENLPDDVVLRNFIKLHHLTTDQARRNEVGLAPVKDILQQISALNSFDEYTQNIARFEKLAWPNAMPFGIAPDFKDARTNVLWADALGTILPDTTYYEPGHEKGAELLAAYRETTLPILMKFGYTETEAQTLLDQNIALDARIAKYVLSNEENAEYAKLYHPYQWDQFKALVPNLPLADFMQEMIGSQPDQIIVPEERFWQNADQFYSEEAWPLLKAHLLIDAMLDYTSVLTDEMRIMGGAYGRIISGTPEPSSTKKAAYYLAAGPYSQALGLWYAQNKFSSDAKKDVELKVSTMIDVYKERLENNSWLAEQTRQKAIKKLDTIVAHIGYPNELPQRYYDKVIDENKSLFDNFQTLSEQSIQYEWAKWNQPVDRTEWHMPAHMVNAYYDPQQNQIVFPAAILQAPFYDLKQSSSANYGGIGAVIAHEISHAFDTNGASFDENGSLNNWWLPEDYAAFEERTQAVIDQFDGLESYGVKVNGKLTVSENVADLGGLSAALAAAKRDADFSAKSFFINWATIWRMKARPEFMQMMASVDVHGPAKLRVNVQVANFDEFFQTFDVEKEDQMWRDPAQRIQIW from the coding sequence ATGCGAAAACAAGATGATTTTTATGCAGCAATTAATGGTACATGGGAAGAACAAGCTGAAATTCCAGCTGACAAGCCCCGAACAGGAGGGTTTAATGATCTTAGTGATGCAATTGAGGAGCTAATGTTAGCAACCTCTGATCAATGGCAAGCTGGTGAAAATTTACCAGATGATGTCGTTTTAAGAAATTTCATTAAATTACATCATTTAACTACTGATCAAGCTCGGCGTAATGAAGTGGGATTAGCTCCAGTTAAAGACATTCTTCAACAAATTTCGGCGCTGAATTCTTTTGATGAATATACCCAAAATATTGCACGTTTTGAAAAACTAGCTTGGCCAAATGCCATGCCATTTGGGATCGCACCTGATTTTAAAGATGCTCGGACCAATGTTTTATGGGCTGATGCACTGGGAACGATTTTACCTGACACAACTTATTATGAACCTGGGCATGAAAAAGGGGCGGAACTATTAGCTGCTTATCGTGAAACCACATTACCAATTTTAATGAAGTTTGGTTACACAGAAACCGAAGCCCAAACCTTATTGGATCAAAATATTGCTTTGGATGCTCGGATTGCCAAATATGTATTATCAAATGAAGAAAATGCTGAATATGCCAAGTTATATCATCCTTATCAATGGGATCAATTTAAGGCTTTGGTACCGAATTTGCCTTTAGCAGATTTTATGCAGGAAATGATTGGAAGCCAACCGGATCAGATTATTGTGCCAGAGGAACGTTTCTGGCAAAATGCTGATCAGTTCTATTCTGAAGAAGCTTGGCCATTATTGAAAGCACACTTATTGATTGATGCAATGCTGGACTATACTAGCGTCTTGACCGATGAAATGCGTATCATGGGTGGCGCCTATGGCCGTATTATTAGTGGGACACCTGAACCTAGTTCAACTAAAAAGGCAGCTTATTATTTGGCAGCAGGACCATACAGTCAAGCACTGGGATTATGGTATGCTCAAAATAAATTCTCGTCAGATGCTAAAAAAGACGTAGAATTGAAAGTTTCCACAATGATTGATGTATATAAGGAACGTTTGGAGAATAATAGTTGGTTAGCAGAACAGACGCGTCAAAAAGCCATCAAGAAGTTAGATACGATTGTGGCACATATTGGTTATCCAAATGAATTACCACAACGTTACTATGATAAGGTGATTGATGAAAACAAGAGTTTGTTTGATAATTTCCAAACTTTGAGTGAACAATCAATTCAATATGAATGGGCTAAATGGAATCAACCTGTCGACCGAACGGAATGGCATATGCCAGCCCATATGGTTAACGCTTATTATGATCCCCAACAAAATCAAATTGTCTTTCCAGCAGCTATTTTACAAGCGCCATTTTATGATCTAAAACAAAGTTCATCAGCCAATTATGGCGGAATTGGGGCAGTTATTGCCCATGAAATTTCGCATGCTTTTGACACTAATGGAGCGTCATTTGATGAAAATGGAAGTTTAAATAATTGGTGGTTGCCTGAAGATTATGCTGCCTTTGAAGAACGAACCCAAGCGGTAATTGATCAATTTGATGGTTTGGAATCATATGGGGTTAAAGTTAATGGTAAATTGACTGTTTCAGAAAATGTTGCTGACTTAGGTGGTTTATCTGCAGCATTAGCAGCTGCAAAACGAGATGCTGATTTTTCAGCTAAATCATTTTTCATAAATTGGGCTACTATTTGGCGGATGAAAGCACGTCCTGAATTTATGCAGATGATGGCTAGCGTCGATGTACACGGACCTGCCAAATTGCGGGTTAATGTACAAGTTGCTAATTTTGATGAGTTCTTTCAAACTTTCGATGTAGAGAAGGAAGATCAGATGTGGCGAGATCCAGCGCAACGAATTCAAATTTGGTAA
- a CDS encoding energy-coupling factor ABC transporter ATP-binding protein, translating into MIEIKNLTYTYPNRSEPALEQLNFNIEKGEWVAVIGHNGSGKSTLAKLLTGLLNTQSGQIKVNQLVINEENIYEIRDLVGMVFQNPDNQFVGATVEDDVAFGLENRQVKREEMYQRVQNALKRVGMQDFATREPAHLSGGQKQRVALASALVIEPKILILDEATAMLDPKGRREMIELVRNLKAELGDELTVISITHDIDEAAHADNVIVINDGKLVEMGQPDQVFNNAEKLIQLGLNVPFAEQLKVKLAQRGIKVPTTYETMDGMVDWIWQSISKK; encoded by the coding sequence ATGATTGAGATTAAAAATTTAACATATACATATCCTAATCGCTCCGAACCGGCGTTAGAACAATTAAACTTTAACATTGAAAAGGGGGAATGGGTGGCAGTAATTGGTCATAATGGTTCTGGAAAGTCGACATTGGCCAAATTATTGACCGGTCTTTTGAATACACAATCTGGTCAGATTAAAGTTAATCAATTAGTAATTAATGAAGAAAATATTTATGAAATTAGAGATCTTGTTGGGATGGTTTTCCAAAATCCAGATAATCAATTTGTCGGTGCCACGGTTGAAGATGATGTCGCCTTTGGGTTGGAAAATAGACAAGTTAAACGCGAAGAGATGTATCAACGAGTTCAAAATGCATTAAAACGGGTTGGGATGCAAGATTTTGCTACAAGGGAACCGGCTCATTTATCTGGTGGGCAAAAGCAGCGGGTTGCTTTAGCGAGTGCTTTGGTAATTGAACCAAAAATTTTGATTTTAGATGAAGCTACCGCTATGTTAGATCCTAAAGGCCGCCGGGAAATGATTGAATTAGTACGTAATCTTAAGGCGGAACTAGGTGATGAATTGACAGTTATTTCAATTACACATGATATTGATGAAGCGGCGCACGCTGATAACGTGATTGTGATTAATGATGGAAAGTTAGTAGAGATGGGTCAACCAGATCAGGTTTTCAATAATGCTGAAAAACTAATTCAATTAGGATTAAATGTTCCATTTGCGGAACAACTCAAAGTTAAGCTGGCACAGCGTGGGATTAAAGTGCCGACAACTTATGAAACAATGGATGGGATGGTGGATTGGATATGGCAATCAATTTCCAAGAAGTAG
- a CDS encoding quinone oxidoreductase family protein, whose amino-acid sequence MKAIQIEQFGDVDEMKMQDVDIPVLGKQQILVQNNAVAIDPYDIKYVMGEYGPNDTWPVIPGSSVAGTVMEFGAEVTDFNLGDRVVATRHLKTYAEMVPVAQSALAKIPDEISDEIAVAAALGAATGYQMIIEKLAVQAGERVLIHGGAGQVGAMAIQVALLQGAQVVATASPDDFEFVRSLGVEEVLDYHKLSWESLAPFDAILDPIGGQMTEKSVKVLKMHGRLKTLGMIPETLQSGADVESVYADIKRPTLERVLALLAKKQVEIRLGDVLPFTEKNIRQAHVVGRQHTLHGKTVLKFTE is encoded by the coding sequence ATGAAAGCAATTCAGATTGAACAATTTGGTGATGTCGATGAAATGAAAATGCAAGATGTCGATATTCCTGTTCTGGGCAAGCAACAAATTTTAGTACAAAATAATGCAGTGGCAATTGATCCATATGATATTAAATACGTCATGGGAGAATATGGGCCTAATGATACTTGGCCAGTCATTCCTGGATCTAGTGTAGCGGGAACTGTGATGGAATTTGGTGCTGAGGTAACCGATTTTAACCTTGGGGATCGAGTAGTTGCAACTCGACATTTAAAAACTTATGCAGAAATGGTTCCAGTAGCACAATCAGCCTTAGCGAAAATACCTGATGAAATTTCAGATGAGATAGCCGTGGCGGCTGCTTTAGGGGCTGCAACAGGATATCAAATGATTATTGAAAAACTAGCGGTGCAAGCCGGTGAACGAGTTTTGATTCACGGTGGGGCAGGTCAAGTCGGTGCTATGGCGATTCAAGTAGCTTTACTACAAGGCGCACAAGTTGTTGCGACAGCTAGTCCTGATGATTTTGAGTTTGTGCGTAGTTTAGGGGTAGAGGAAGTTTTAGATTATCATAAACTGAGTTGGGAATCATTAGCACCGTTTGATGCCATCTTAGATCCCATTGGTGGTCAGATGACTGAAAAGTCCGTTAAAGTGTTAAAGATGCATGGACGTTTGAAAACTTTAGGTATGATCCCAGAAACATTACAAAGTGGAGCCGATGTTGAGTCCGTTTATGCAGATATTAAACGGCCTACGTTGGAACGAGTTTTAGCTTTATTGGCGAAGAAGCAGGTTGAAATTCGTTTGGGGGATGTTCTGCCCTTTACGGAAAAAAATATTAGGCAAGCTCACGTGGTCGGACGACAACATACTTTGCATGGAAAAACAGTTTTAAAGTTTACAGAGTAA
- the adhE gene encoding bifunctional acetaldehyde-CoA/alcohol dehydrogenase: protein MAETKAPKKAKKVLTPEEKAARMDAAVKMTGELVEKAQKAAVEFSTYTQEQVDKIVAAMALAGSENSLLLAHEAVEETGRGVVEDKDTKNRFASESVYNAIKNDKTVGVINEDRVTGKVELAAPLGVLAGIVPTTNPTATSIFKSMLTAKTRNTIVFAFHPQAQKSSAHAAKIVYDAAVAAGAPENFIQWIEKPSLEGTTALIKNPGIASILATGGPSMVHAALTSGNPSMGVGAGNGAVYIDATADVKRAVEDLLLSKRFDNGMICATENSVVVAKEVYPAFMKQMQEQGAYLVPAKDHEKLAEGVFVKNASGYGVQGPVAGMSGQNIAKRAEIKVPADKDVLMFELDKKNIGEALSSEKLSPLLSVYQAGSREEGIEIVRALLNYQGAGHNAAIQIGAQDDPFVKQYADAVEASRILVNQPDSIGGVGDIYTDALRPSLTLGTGSWGKNSLSHNLSTYDLLNIKTVARRRNRPQWVRLPKDIYYESNSITYLQDLENVSRAFIVADPGMVQFGFVDKILDQFNLSATPVKTSLYGTVRPDPTISQAVDIARQMAAFKPDTVIALGGGSALDAGKIARFLYEYSVSHPGILEDDQALMSLFGKLQQKFMDIRKRIVKFEQASSTQLVAIPTTSGTGSEVTPFAVITDDETHVKYPLADYELTPQVAIVDPEFVMTVPKRTVAYSGMDALSHALESYVSVMSSEFTRPWALQAIKLVFENLVTSYNYDPSHPTLEGREARTKMHYASTLAGQSFANAFLGVNHSLAHKTGGEFGLPHGLAITIAMPHVIKFNAVTGNVKRTPFPRYETYTAQKDYADIARYLGLKGQTDAELVDALLAEIKKLTDALDIDVTLSGNGVSKKDLEGSVDKLMDLVYNDQCTPGNPRQPRLEEIRQLLMDQF, encoded by the coding sequence ATGGCTGAAACAAAAGCACCGAAAAAAGCAAAAAAAGTCTTAACACCCGAAGAAAAAGCAGCGCGTATGGACGCCGCTGTTAAAATGACTGGGGAATTAGTTGAAAAGGCCCAGAAAGCTGCAGTAGAGTTTTCAACATATACGCAAGAACAAGTTGATAAAATTGTTGCTGCGATGGCCTTAGCTGGTTCAGAAAATTCATTGCTACTAGCTCACGAAGCTGTTGAAGAGACAGGCCGTGGAGTAGTGGAAGACAAGGATACTAAGAATCGCTTCGCCTCAGAGTCAGTTTATAATGCAATCAAGAATGACAAGACTGTTGGTGTCATCAATGAAGATCGTGTAACTGGTAAAGTTGAATTAGCTGCTCCACTTGGGGTTTTAGCTGGAATCGTTCCTACGACTAATCCAACTGCAACATCAATTTTCAAATCAATGTTGACAGCAAAGACTCGTAATACGATTGTTTTCGCTTTCCATCCACAAGCTCAAAAGTCTTCAGCACATGCAGCTAAAATCGTTTATGATGCTGCCGTTGCTGCTGGAGCGCCAGAAAACTTCATTCAATGGATTGAAAAGCCTTCACTTGAAGGAACTACTGCTTTGATTAAGAATCCAGGAATTGCCTCAATTTTGGCTACTGGTGGTCCTTCAATGGTTCACGCAGCCTTGACTTCAGGTAACCCATCAATGGGTGTTGGAGCCGGTAACGGAGCTGTTTATATTGATGCAACTGCTGATGTTAAGCGGGCTGTTGAAGACTTGTTGTTGTCAAAGCGTTTTGACAACGGAATGATCTGTGCTACTGAAAACTCAGTTGTTGTTGCTAAGGAAGTTTATCCTGCCTTCATGAAGCAAATGCAAGAGCAAGGTGCTTACTTGGTACCTGCTAAGGATCACGAAAAGCTAGCTGAAGGAGTCTTCGTCAAGAATGCTTCTGGTTACGGGGTTCAAGGTCCAGTTGCTGGAATGTCTGGTCAAAACATCGCTAAGCGCGCAGAGATCAAGGTTCCTGCTGACAAAGATGTTTTGATGTTTGAACTTGATAAGAAAAATATCGGTGAGGCCTTATCATCAGAAAAGCTTAGCCCATTATTGTCAGTTTACCAAGCTGGTTCACGTGAAGAAGGAATTGAAATTGTTCGCGCATTATTGAACTACCAAGGTGCTGGACATAACGCTGCTATCCAAATTGGGGCGCAAGATGACCCATTTGTAAAGCAGTATGCTGACGCTGTTGAAGCATCACGAATTTTGGTTAACCAACCAGATTCAATTGGTGGTGTTGGAGATATCTATACTGATGCTTTGCGTCCATCATTGACGCTTGGTACTGGATCATGGGGGAAGAATTCATTGTCACACAATCTTTCAACTTACGATTTGCTAAATATCAAGACGGTTGCCCGTCGTCGTAATCGTCCACAATGGGTTCGCTTGCCTAAGGATATTTACTACGAATCAAACTCAATTACTTACTTACAAGACTTAGAAAACGTTTCACGTGCCTTTATTGTTGCTGATCCTGGAATGGTTCAATTTGGCTTTGTAGATAAGATCTTAGACCAATTTAATTTAAGTGCTACACCAGTGAAGACGTCATTGTATGGAACAGTACGCCCTGACCCAACTATCAGCCAAGCCGTTGATATTGCTCGTCAAATGGCAGCCTTTAAGCCAGATACTGTGATTGCATTAGGTGGAGGATCAGCTTTGGATGCCGGTAAGATTGCTCGCTTCTTGTACGAGTATTCAGTTTCTCACCCAGGCATCTTGGAAGATGATCAAGCTTTGATGTCATTGTTTGGAAAGTTGCAACAAAAGTTTATGGATATCCGTAAGCGAATTGTTAAGTTTGAACAAGCTAGTTCAACCCAATTAGTTGCTATTCCAACAACATCAGGAACTGGATCAGAAGTGACACCATTCGCAGTCATTACGGATGATGAAACTCACGTTAAGTATCCTTTGGCTGACTATGAATTGACACCACAAGTTGCGATTGTTGATCCAGAATTTGTTATGACGGTGCCAAAGCGTACAGTTGCTTATTCAGGAATGGATGCATTGTCACACGCACTGGAATCATACGTTTCAGTAATGTCTTCAGAATTCACTCGCCCATGGGCTTTGCAAGCAATTAAGTTAGTCTTTGAAAACTTAGTTACATCATACAATTATGATCCAAGTCACCCAACACTTGAAGGGCGTGAAGCTCGTACTAAGATGCACTACGCCTCAACTTTGGCTGGTCAATCATTTGCGAATGCTTTCCTTGGAGTAAATCATTCACTTGCTCACAAGACTGGTGGAGAATTCGGTTTGCCACACGGATTGGCTATCACAATTGCAATGCCACATGTTATTAAGTTTAATGCGGTGACTGGTAACGTTAAGCGTACACCATTCCCACGTTATGAAACTTATACAGCCCAAAAGGACTATGCTGATATTGCTCGTTACCTTGGTTTGAAGGGACAAACTGATGCCGAATTGGTTGATGCTTTGTTAGCTGAAATCAAGAAATTGACTGATGCATTGGATATTGATGTTACTTTGTCAGGTAACGGAGTTTCTAAGAAAGACTTAGAAGGATCAGTTGATAAGTTAATGGATTTGGTTTACAACGACCAATGTACTCCAGGAAATCCTCGTCAACCACGTTTGGAAGAAATTCGTCAACTTTTGATGGATCAATTCTAA
- a CDS encoding TrmH family RNA methyltransferase, with protein sequence MSEIDLNHSNDYRNVTDYYKNMSDEAIRADLDEKRNEAVSIMQNLTHDFNKATAVRNSNAFATRKLIFLNPVNQSFPDRPEGSKKWDRRGSVGTYNYEHIEHHRVTDYQVIFDQLHAEGYTIYAIDNIESYQPTNLFETKLAKKAAFIFGEEQIGLADELIKASDAMLYIPQAGSVRSLNVSVAHGIVLAFYAAQHPNL encoded by the coding sequence ATGTCTGAAATCGATTTAAACCATTCCAATGATTATCGGAATGTCACTGATTATTATAAAAATATGTCTGATGAAGCCATTCGAGCAGATTTGGATGAAAAACGTAATGAAGCCGTTTCAATCATGCAAAATTTAACGCATGATTTTAACAAGGCTACAGCCGTACGTAATAGCAATGCTTTTGCGACTCGCAAATTAATATTCCTTAATCCAGTTAATCAATCTTTCCCCGATCGACCAGAGGGTTCAAAAAAATGGGATCGTCGTGGATCAGTTGGAACATATAACTACGAACATATTGAACATCATCGAGTAACCGATTATCAAGTTATTTTTGATCAACTACATGCTGAAGGATATACCATTTACGCGATTGATAACATTGAATCTTACCAACCAACCAACCTTTTTGAAACCAAATTAGCTAAAAAGGCAGCCTTCATTTTTGGTGAAGAACAAATTGGCCTCGCTGATGAATTAATTAAAGCTTCTGATGCAATGCTCTATATTCCCCAAGCAGGAAGCGTTCGTTCACTCAACGTTTCAGTCGCTCACGGAATTGTCCTAGCTTTTTATGCTGCTCAACACCCCAACCTATAA
- a CDS encoding xanthine phosphoribosyltransferase, whose product MKLLEERIKQDGRVIGTEVLKVDNFLNHQVDPALMEAMGQEFARLFKDEKIDRILTVESSGIAPAVFTALALNVPMVFARKKQSLTLTDDNYVADVYSFTKQETNHIIVDKRFIQAGERILLIDDFLANGQAVQGMLEIAKAAQAEVVGAGIVIEKTFQKGRALLNEQGLKVESLARIQAFEDGKVIFAEA is encoded by the coding sequence ATGAAGTTATTAGAAGAACGAATTAAGCAAGATGGTCGTGTCATTGGGACGGAAGTCCTCAAAGTAGATAATTTTTTGAACCATCAAGTTGATCCTGCCTTAATGGAAGCTATGGGACAAGAATTTGCTCGTTTATTTAAAGATGAAAAAATTGATCGCATTTTAACGGTTGAATCATCTGGGATTGCACCGGCAGTCTTTACCGCATTAGCCTTAAATGTTCCGATGGTTTTTGCTCGTAAGAAGCAGTCACTAACTTTAACGGATGATAATTATGTTGCTGATGTATATTCGTTTACGAAACAAGAAACTAATCATATTATCGTTGATAAGCGCTTTATTCAAGCGGGTGAACGGATTCTATTGATTGATGACTTTTTAGCAAATGGTCAGGCGGTCCAAGGAATGTTAGAAATTGCTAAGGCTGCCCAAGCCGAAGTAGTTGGGGCGGGAATTGTCATTGAAAAGACCTTCCAAAAAGGAAGAGCGCTCTTGAATGAGCAAGGGCTTAAAGTCGAGTCTCTTGCACGGATTCAAGCTTTTGAAGATGGTAAAGTTATCTTTGCTGAGGCATAG
- the deoD gene encoding purine-nucleoside phosphorylase, whose amino-acid sequence MATPHNEAKMGDYAETVLLPGDPLRAKYIAETFLDDVVQVNGVRGALGFTGKYKGHRISVQGSGMGIPSMSIYINELVKEYGVKTIMRVGSFGGMAPELNLGDVVLASGGSTDSSVIANTFGPGIYYSTLPDFGLLGTAYHTAKDLDIPVTVGNIFAADRFYNDEIDMQKLTDYGILGTEMEVAGLYLLGAKLNIKTLDILTCSDHVFRGEALSSEERQNSFANMMKVALETAIKNDEA is encoded by the coding sequence ATGGCAACTCCACACAATGAAGCAAAGATGGGCGACTACGCCGAAACAGTCCTATTACCAGGTGACCCTTTACGGGCTAAGTATATTGCAGAAACTTTCTTAGATGACGTGGTACAGGTCAATGGAGTACGGGGAGCACTAGGCTTTACGGGTAAATATAAGGGTCACCGTATTTCAGTCCAAGGTTCTGGGATGGGAATTCCATCAATGTCAATTTATATCAATGAGTTGGTTAAAGAGTATGGTGTTAAAACTATCATGCGTGTTGGTTCTTTTGGCGGTATGGCTCCTGAATTAAATTTGGGTGATGTTGTTTTGGCCTCCGGTGGTTCAACTGATTCATCAGTAATTGCAAACACTTTTGGCCCAGGAATTTATTATTCAACGTTGCCGGATTTTGGATTACTAGGTACGGCTTACCATACCGCCAAAGATTTAGATATTCCAGTGACGGTTGGAAATATATTTGCAGCTGACCGTTTTTACAATGATGAAATTGATATGCAAAAGTTGACTGACTATGGAATCTTAGGGACAGAAATGGAAGTTGCGGGTTTATATCTATTGGGAGCCAAGCTAAATATTAAGACCTTAGATATTTTAACTTGTTCAGATCACGTTTTCCGCGGCGAAGCACTGTCATCGGAAGAACGACAAAATTCATTTGCTAATATGATGAAGGTGGCTTTGGAAACAGCCATTAAGAATGACGAAGCATAA
- a CDS encoding SPFH domain-containing protein: MPFGIKIVPQNNVGLRENLGKYSVTVDSGIQFYVPIFQKIRRVSMAMSPLRLPNYSVITKDNADVSASVTLNYHVTDAVKYMYENTDSVESMAQLVRGHLRDIIGRMELNEALGSTALINQELSIAIGDLTNTYGINVDRINIDELTPSRAIQEAMDKQLTADRERVAAIAAAEGQARSIDLTTKAKNDALMSTAKAEADATKTRADAEKYRIDTIQEALKSADQKYFQNQSIEAFKTLGENPANTVVVPSDQAHEYGQIPVIGKLLKDQLN; the protein is encoded by the coding sequence ATGCCTTTTGGAATTAAGATCGTACCGCAAAACAATGTAGGCTTACGAGAGAATTTAGGAAAATACAGCGTCACGGTTGATTCTGGGATTCAATTTTACGTACCGATTTTTCAAAAAATTCGGCGTGTTAGCATGGCAATGAGCCCTTTAAGATTGCCAAACTATTCTGTGATAACAAAAGATAATGCAGATGTTTCTGCCAGTGTTACCTTGAATTATCATGTGACTGATGCGGTTAAGTACATGTATGAGAATACAGATTCTGTAGAATCAATGGCTCAATTGGTTCGGGGACATCTGCGCGATATCATTGGAAGAATGGAATTGAATGAAGCATTGGGATCCACAGCGCTCATCAATCAAGAATTAAGTATTGCGATTGGTGACTTAACTAATACTTATGGCATTAATGTGGATCGAATTAATATTGATGAATTAACTCCATCACGAGCCATTCAAGAAGCGATGGATAAACAATTAACGGCTGATCGAGAACGGGTTGCTGCAATTGCTGCTGCCGAAGGGCAAGCTCGTTCGATTGATTTAACGACCAAGGCAAAAAATGATGCTTTGATGTCGACAGCTAAGGCAGAGGCTGACGCAACTAAAACACGGGCTGATGCTGAAAAATATAGAATTGATACTATTCAAGAAGCTTTGAAAAGCGCCGATCAAAAATATTTTCAAAATCAGTCCATTGAAGCTTTTAAGACTTTGGGCGAAAACCCTGCTAATACGGTAGTGGTTCCCAGTGATCAAGCTCACGAATATGGACAAATTCCGGTGATTGGAAAGTTGTTAAAAGATCAATTAAATTAG
- a CDS encoding FAD-dependent oxidoreductase: MKKRIVIVGAGYAGVMTARKLANQFNQKSEYEIVLIDEHPFFTYRTSLHEVATKRIEPNAVQFDLRQLFMHQKNVKIVTARVENIDANQHIIHTSIGQVDYNKLIWAGGVEARSDVPGVNEYGFPFWSLDQATSLRVHIEEVIRQGAIELDEDIRQQKLRLVVVGGGYLGVQILGELLDERRILAKANQLRNREIELTLVESKAEILSDLDDARVSHKVENYLRHQGVKVYKKKAVSEIFEDHLVLNDGDKIMTNTVIWAGGTQGRTQMTELDLSQDEERHLQVTPEMRIQDQADIYALGDSVIQPLPAHLKERKGSETLMPKRGEHRYFWPQNVHNAVNQSGKLANNIAVKLLNHGDLSAFKPKSQRIFISVGSRYGVAIFKNRLAVTGFWAREFKHLSNLHFLAQLGSTYQIHQYLKREIFSTPQHMISGQGNVSNVGNTLWSLPLRLATGIFLIITGVAIGGGIGSIFAGVGMALFFGFMTTIAGFMTFLLSLVMLGTSFSISALLLPFVGIALMNGAGRSFGVDYWLVPFIQKNLGIFITGDSQASYNDLEDEKR, encoded by the coding sequence ATGAAGAAGCGTATTGTAATTGTTGGAGCTGGTTATGCTGGAGTTATGACGGCTCGTAAATTAGCTAACCAATTTAATCAAAAATCAGAATATGAAATAGTTTTGATTGATGAGCATCCCTTTTTCACGTACCGTACGAGTTTACATGAAGTGGCGACTAAGCGGATTGAACCTAACGCCGTACAATTTGATTTACGACAGCTTTTTATGCATCAAAAAAACGTTAAGATTGTGACAGCACGGGTTGAAAATATTGATGCAAATCAACATATCATTCATACCTCGATAGGACAGGTGGATTATAATAAGTTGATTTGGGCTGGTGGTGTTGAGGCACGGTCTGATGTTCCTGGAGTGAATGAATATGGTTTTCCGTTTTGGAGCTTGGACCAAGCAACTTCTCTGCGAGTACATATAGAAGAAGTCATTCGGCAAGGCGCAATTGAATTAGATGAAGATATTCGACAGCAAAAATTACGGCTCGTTGTGGTTGGTGGCGGTTATCTGGGGGTTCAAATTCTTGGTGAACTACTGGATGAACGTAGAATTTTGGCTAAAGCGAACCAACTTCGTAATCGCGAAATTGAATTAACCTTAGTCGAATCTAAAGCCGAAATATTATCAGATTTAGATGATGCTCGGGTTAGTCATAAAGTTGAAAATTACTTAAGGCATCAAGGCGTCAAGGTTTACAAAAAGAAAGCTGTATCAGAAATTTTTGAAGATCATTTAGTATTGAATGACGGTGATAAGATTATGACTAATACCGTTATTTGGGCTGGTGGTACGCAGGGTCGAACGCAAATGACTGAATTGGATTTAAGTCAAGATGAAGAACGACATCTGCAAGTTACACCTGAAATGCGGATTCAGGATCAAGCTGATATTTATGCATTGGGTGACTCAGTGATTCAGCCTTTGCCAGCGCATTTAAAAGAACGGAAGGGTTCAGAAACCTTAATGCCTAAACGTGGTGAACATCGTTATTTCTGGCCTCAAAATGTGCATAATGCAGTCAATCAATCAGGTAAATTAGCCAATAATATTGCGGTTAAATTATTAAATCATGGAGATTTAAGTGCTTTTAAACCGAAAAGTCAACGGATTTTTATTTCTGTTGGATCACGGTATGGGGTCGCGATTTTTAAAAATCGTTTAGCGGTAACTGGATTTTGGGCACGTGAGTTTAAGCATTTAAGCAATTTACATTTTTTGGCCCAATTGGGATCAACTTATCAAATACATCAATACTTAAAGCGTGAAATTTTCTCAACGCCGCAACATATGATTTCTGGACAAGGAAATGTTTCCAATGTCGGAAATACCTTGTGGTCTTTGCCGTTACGTTTAGCGACGGGAATATTTTTGATTATTACTGGGGTTGCGATTGGAGGGGGAATTGGTTCTATCTTTGCGGGAGTAGGAATGGCCCTGTTCTTTGGATTTATGACCACAATTGCTGGCTTTATGACTTTTTTGTTGTCGCTTGTAATGCTGGGAACTTCTTTTTCAATTTCAGCGTTGCTACTCCCCTTTGTCGGAATTGCTTTGATGAATGGTGCCGGACGTTCATTTGGGGTTGACTACTGGTTAGTTCCATTTATTCAAAAGAATTTAGGAATATTTATTACTGGTGATAGTCAAGCTAGCTATAATGACTTGGAAGATGAAAAAAGATAA